The genomic window GCGGTGTCCACCACCGTCGGAGCAGGCGGGGCCTCCCTGGTGTCCCGGCGGCTCGGCGCCGGTGACCGGGCCGGTGCCGCCCGGGCCGCCGGTAACGCCCTCACCCTGTACTGGCTGACGGCGGCGGTCATGGGCATCACCGGACTGCTGGCGATCGAGCCTCTGCTCACCGCACTCGGTGCGCACGGCGACGTCCGGGCCGACACCCGCGACTACCTGGTGGTTCTGCTGGCCGGGACGCTGGTGGCCACCGGTTTCTCCAGCCTGGTGCGGGCCGAGGGGAGGATGCGGTACGCCACGATGATCTGGGTGGTCGCCGTCCTCACGCAGATCACGCTGGACCCGATCCTGATCCTCGGTGCCGGGCTGGGGGTGCGGGGAGCCGCACTCGGCACCGTCGGCGGCCAGGCCGTGTCGGCGGGAATGGCCCTGTGGTTCTTCTTCGGCCTGCGCGGGCGTCCCTACCGGATCGGGGCTCGTGACCTGCTGCCGCACAGCCCCACGGTGCGGGCGCTGCTGGGCGTCGGCGCGCCCTCGTTCCTGTTCGGCATCGGGGCCACACTGCTCACGGTCCTGGTCAACAACGTCCTGACCACGGGCACGGCGGCAGGCACGGTCGCCCTCGCCGCGTACGCCGTGTGCGCCCGCATCCAGACGTTCGTTTCGATGCCCCAGCTCGGCATCAGCCAGGGGGTCCAGCCGATCG from Kineosporia corallincola includes these protein-coding regions:
- a CDS encoding MATE family efflux transporter, translating into MADPAELATRPVGHLLWHNCSQTTLSVGVYGVYALTNAWFVARGVGPGAMAAVSLAAPVLLVLGAVSTTVGAGGASLVSRRLGAGDRAGAARAAGNALTLYWLTAAVMGITGLLAIEPLLTALGAHGDVRADTRDYLVVLLAGTLVATGFSSLVRAEGRMRYATMIWVVAVLTQITLDPILILGAGLGVRGAALGTVGGQAVSAGMALWFFFGLRGRPYRIGARDLLPHSPTVRALLGVGAPSFLFGIGATLLTVLVNNVLTTGTAAGTVALAAYAVCARIQTFVSMPQLGISQGVQPIVGYNAGRGLTGRVRRARVLALRASAGYGIAAALALAVGAEPLG